A single Verrucomicrobiia bacterium DNA region contains:
- the asnB gene encoding asparagine synthase (glutamine-hydrolyzing): protein MCGIAGLFSIRGDVASSGNAALMGKMVSMMTRRGPDDEGRWSDGKYCALGFRRLSILDLSKRGGQPMVTSDGRYALVYNGELYNYQDIRAQLEAENVRFNSSGDTEVVLQALVRWGEDALPRFNGMFALALYDAKQNVLLLARDHAGIKPLYYYHHNGEVCFASQMDQVLAFAKTRKTAISNRGLALYLNLGYVPPPDTLLENVFMLEAGAWLRFELRNPAKKGIYFDFPSRQDNPCSREETLEALESALPRAVKRHMVSDVEVGVFLSGGIDSPLVAAEASKQSGARLKAFTLGFDYPGQKDESEMAARFAAALGVEHHVEILNDDAAARLVVDVMEACGEPTCDYSIIPALMLSKVAAEHVKVVLSGDGGDELFWGYPERFLAATEQAGYFRFPKILRKMLIAFRHALPGAYFPTREVLAPSLGDLYRRKHTIATGNVFQYFKNVPEVSVFPETKYFHCAASRRDDAAFWSRWNEFEVHLGRILLKMDRASMFHSLEVRTPLLDKEIIDAACRTDWKNCLDARKRIGKLPLRQLLDSRIGFQAAEKKGFSFPMERWLLGPLKKWIEEYLIDRKDFLGFEVDSGAVTRMLENARRGDARDTWSLWSLLSLALWERKYWLGA from the coding sequence ATGTGCGGCATAGCAGGTTTATTTTCCATCCGCGGTGACGTTGCCTCTTCAGGAAACGCCGCTCTCATGGGCAAGATGGTTTCCATGATGACGCGCCGCGGACCCGATGACGAGGGGCGATGGTCAGATGGAAAGTATTGTGCCCTGGGATTCAGGCGGCTGTCGATTCTGGATCTCTCGAAGCGCGGCGGCCAGCCCATGGTGACTTCCGACGGACGCTACGCTCTCGTTTACAACGGGGAGCTTTACAATTACCAGGACATCCGCGCTCAGCTGGAAGCCGAAAACGTCAGATTTAATTCTTCCGGAGACACGGAGGTCGTGCTGCAGGCGCTTGTCCGGTGGGGAGAAGACGCGCTGCCGCGGTTCAACGGCATGTTTGCCCTGGCTTTGTATGACGCGAAACAAAACGTCCTTCTGCTCGCGCGCGACCACGCGGGAATCAAGCCTTTGTACTATTACCATCACAACGGAGAAGTTTGTTTTGCTTCCCAAATGGATCAAGTCCTGGCCTTCGCAAAAACCCGCAAGACCGCGATTTCCAATCGAGGCCTCGCGCTTTATCTGAATCTGGGCTACGTGCCTCCGCCGGATACCCTTCTCGAAAACGTGTTCATGCTGGAAGCCGGCGCCTGGCTCAGATTTGAACTGCGAAACCCGGCCAAGAAGGGAATCTATTTTGATTTTCCTTCCCGGCAGGACAATCCCTGCTCGCGTGAGGAAACTCTGGAAGCCCTCGAGTCAGCCCTGCCGAGAGCGGTGAAGCGTCACATGGTGAGCGACGTTGAAGTGGGTGTTTTTCTCTCCGGAGGAATCGATTCTCCTTTGGTCGCGGCGGAAGCCAGCAAGCAATCCGGCGCGCGCTTGAAAGCCTTCACGCTCGGTTTTGATTATCCCGGGCAGAAGGACGAAAGCGAAATGGCCGCCCGTTTCGCGGCGGCCTTGGGAGTCGAACATCACGTCGAAATTCTCAATGACGATGCCGCAGCGCGCCTTGTCGTGGACGTCATGGAAGCCTGCGGCGAGCCAACCTGCGATTATTCGATTATTCCCGCCCTGATGCTCAGTAAAGTGGCCGCGGAACATGTGAAAGTCGTTCTCTCGGGCGATGGCGGCGACGAGCTGTTTTGGGGATATCCCGAGCGGTTTCTCGCGGCGACCGAACAGGCCGGCTATTTCCGCTTCCCGAAAATTTTAAGAAAGATGCTCATTGCTTTCCGGCACGCTTTGCCGGGCGCTTATTTTCCTACGCGGGAAGTGCTCGCGCCGAGCCTGGGAGACTTGTACCGCCGGAAACATACGATCGCGACCGGGAATGTCTTTCAATATTTTAAAAACGTGCCGGAGGTGTCCGTCTTTCCCGAGACGAAGTATTTCCACTGCGCCGCGAGCCGCCGGGATGACGCGGCCTTCTGGAGCCGCTGGAATGAATTCGAAGTCCATTTGGGCAGGATTTTGCTGAAGATGGACCGCGCCAGCATGTTCCATTCTCTGGAAGTCAGGACGCCGCTGCTCGACAAAGAAATCATCGACGCCGCCTGCAGGACGGATTGGAAGAATTGTCTCGATGCCCGTAAACGCATCGGAAAGCTGCCCCTCAGGCAGCTGCTGGATTCCAGGATCGGATTCCAGGCTGCCGAAAAAAAAGGTTTTTCCTTTCCGATGGAGCGGTGGCTTCTCGGGCCTCTCAAGAAATGGATCGAGGAATACCTGATCGACCGGAAAGATTTTCTGGGCTTCGAAGTCGATTCTGGCGCCGTCACGCGGATGCTGGAAAATGCCCGGCGGGGCGATGCGCGCGACACCTGGTCTTTGTGGAGCCTGTTGAGCCTGGCGCTTTGGGAAAGGAAATACTGGCTCGGGGCCTGA
- a CDS encoding glycosyltransferase family 4 protein, with amino-acid sequence MTNRFPALSETFIYEKVKGLAKAGCEVRVFIHDRDHDASFFGEDPFLKKAGVKIVPAVGGGAAGGCCKALVLRPLACLKALALSFQESKNFMGALKAWIKALPYIPFRFDVIHFEFSGIAVRYRAAFILLRPARLYFSCRGSAEKLRLLVDPKRAAELQSAFEGIDRIHCVSEDMLRTLEPYGIPKEKVFINRPAIDGAYFSRKSPFVEDGVLRLITVGRLSWQKGYVFALLALKKAKLEGARFHYEIVGGGPADDELSYLVKAFNLEAEVSFAGRASREAVREKLEKCHVFLLPSVYEGISNAALEAMSMEVPVVSTRAGGMEEVIEHGRNGFLTPCCDPDELAGLILRLSRNRQDLKKNGAAGRAVVQKEHTVAAQISRYMKEYGA; translated from the coding sequence GTGACAAACCGGTTTCCGGCTCTTTCGGAAACCTTCATTTACGAGAAGGTCAAAGGCCTCGCAAAGGCGGGATGCGAAGTGCGCGTTTTTATTCATGACCGGGACCATGACGCCTCATTTTTCGGAGAAGACCCGTTTCTAAAAAAAGCCGGCGTGAAAATCGTCCCCGCCGTCGGAGGCGGGGCCGCGGGCGGGTGCTGCAAGGCGCTCGTTCTTCGTCCGCTTGCATGTCTGAAGGCGCTGGCTCTTTCGTTTCAGGAGTCGAAAAATTTCATGGGGGCATTGAAGGCATGGATCAAGGCGCTTCCGTATATTCCCTTCCGTTTTGATGTCATCCATTTCGAATTTTCCGGGATCGCCGTGCGCTACCGGGCCGCTTTCATACTGCTGAGGCCGGCGCGCCTTTATTTCAGCTGCCGGGGAAGTGCCGAAAAGTTGAGGCTGCTTGTGGATCCGAAGAGAGCCGCGGAATTGCAAAGCGCTTTCGAGGGAATCGACCGGATCCATTGCGTCTCGGAAGATATGCTGCGCACGCTCGAGCCTTACGGCATCCCGAAAGAAAAAGTCTTCATCAACCGGCCGGCGATCGACGGCGCTTATTTTTCACGCAAATCACCTTTCGTGGAAGACGGCGTCCTGCGCCTGATCACGGTCGGTCGTCTGTCCTGGCAGAAAGGTTATGTGTTTGCTCTCCTGGCGTTGAAAAAAGCGAAACTCGAAGGCGCGCGTTTCCATTACGAGATTGTCGGCGGCGGGCCGGCCGACGACGAGCTGTCTTATTTGGTGAAAGCGTTTAATCTGGAAGCCGAGGTGTCTTTTGCCGGACGTGCCAGCCGTGAAGCGGTCCGGGAAAAGCTGGAGAAGTGCCACGTGTTTCTTTTGCCCAGCGTGTATGAAGGCATCAGCAACGCGGCTTTGGAAGCCATGTCCATGGAAGTGCCCGTCGTTTCGACGCGGGCGGGAGGAATGGAAGAAGTGATCGAGCATGGAAGGAACGGCTTTCTCACGCCCTGCTGCGATCCGGACGAACTGGCCGGCCTCATCCTTCGGCTCAGCCGGAACCGGCAAGATTTGAAAAAAAACGGAGCCGCGGGACGGGCCGTGGTGCAGAAAGAACATACCGTCGCCGCGCAGATCAGCCGCTACATGAAGGAGTATGGCGCTTAA
- a CDS encoding glycosyltransferase family 4 protein encodes MALNIVHFSQDFSPGKAQLGGYSRIYHETDDKENNHIIFTSHMGENGVREEVRGHLRIVSIGVAAKSLRFWNKFYLAEQIARGIHGFMQRTDLRPDLLFGHSQLFNFHILDHLKKLLSRPVPLLWEANGLFGLPRKISEKWRFNPLARIEQKIVFEKADVIIAQTEAAKDAISRSFGIAGSKIHAVTNGADADYLGKYEEGRYAAARRPFKVLFIGLLDTMNGITFLLRLLETAGIPGFSFSVVGSGEHQDRVIEAARKKEIDYKGQVSHSEVSRIMAQCDFLIIPRLRFVSAEYFIPTKLLEAMAMGKIVIGSDVGGISQVLSSGNDGFLFKAEEPLALKKTLQQILEMPAQDLEAVSRRARQKIIDHYLWSSQHKKLASVYGQWAGRHEGAASGPQR; translated from the coding sequence ATGGCGCTTAACATCGTTCATTTTTCTCAGGATTTCAGCCCCGGCAAGGCCCAGCTGGGAGGCTATTCGCGCATTTATCATGAAACGGACGACAAAGAAAACAACCACATCATCTTTACCAGTCACATGGGGGAAAACGGCGTGCGAGAAGAGGTGCGGGGGCATCTCCGGATTGTCAGCATCGGGGTAGCCGCCAAGAGCCTCAGATTCTGGAACAAATTTTATCTCGCGGAGCAAATTGCCCGGGGCATTCACGGCTTCATGCAGCGGACGGACCTCCGGCCCGATCTTCTTTTCGGACATTCCCAGCTTTTCAATTTTCATATTCTCGATCATCTTAAAAAACTTCTGTCCCGCCCCGTGCCGCTTCTGTGGGAAGCCAACGGCCTCTTCGGACTGCCCCGGAAAATCTCTGAAAAATGGCGGTTTAATCCCCTGGCGCGAATCGAGCAAAAGATTGTTTTTGAAAAGGCCGACGTGATCATCGCGCAAACCGAAGCGGCCAAGGACGCCATCAGCCGGTCTTTCGGAATCGCCGGTTCCAAGATCCATGCAGTGACCAACGGAGCAGATGCGGACTATCTGGGGAAGTATGAAGAAGGCAGGTATGCCGCTGCCCGCAGACCGTTCAAAGTCCTTTTTATCGGTCTTCTGGATACGATGAACGGGATCACTTTTTTGCTGAGGCTTCTGGAAACTGCCGGAATACCCGGCTTCAGCTTTTCGGTCGTCGGCTCGGGAGAGCATCAAGACAGGGTCATCGAAGCCGCGCGTAAGAAAGAAATCGATTACAAAGGGCAGGTCAGCCATTCGGAAGTGTCCCGTATTATGGCGCAGTGTGATTTTTTGATTATTCCCAGGCTGCGCTTTGTGTCCGCGGAATATTTTATCCCGACGAAACTTCTGGAAGCCATGGCCATGGGAAAGATCGTCATCGGTTCCGACGTCGGAGGAATTTCGCAGGTGCTGTCATCCGGGAATGACGGATTCCTCTTCAAGGCAGAGGAACCGCTTGCCTTGAAAAAAACGCTGCAGCAGATTCTCGAAATGCCGGCGCAGGATCTCGAAGCCGTGTCCCGCCGGGCGCGGCAAAAAATTATCGATCACTACCTTTGGTCCAGCCAGCATAAGAAGCTTGCAAGCGTTTATGGACAATGGGCGGGCCGGCACGAGGGCGCGGCGAGCGGGCCTCAACGATGA
- a CDS encoding glycosyltransferase: protein MNSNSSSSLVRVMHVIDSLAIGGKERMAVDLANAASAKGCHVSMCVTRCEADLAAGLDQQVRLHVLKRRSTFDVRGMLHFLKALKLEKPEVLHIHGRSSFSFVVFLKSLGMIRQPLIFHDHYGVEMDFSVPLWMKCWAKRYAAVYVGVYERLTAWAEKAGFAKDRVRIFGNAIDLGRLESAEPVDLRKALDIPAGRRLFIAVCDLRPEKGVDVLLDAIAQLKPADCVFVIAGGQSHPAYADQCRRKAQEGGLENKVIFLGKREDAPGLLKNADFAVMPSLSESGPLVLIEYLAAGLPFVSSLVGDIACRTAKRFPDRFVPPGRPDLLAGKIEQLLACSLQELRRLREEESEFAREEFDLRKKIDEWIHLYQQAAASAHA, encoded by the coding sequence ATGAATTCTAACTCGAGCTCCAGCCTCGTCCGTGTCATGCATGTGATCGACAGCCTCGCGATAGGAGGCAAGGAACGCATGGCTGTGGATCTCGCGAATGCGGCCTCGGCCAAAGGTTGTCATGTTTCCATGTGCGTAACGCGCTGCGAAGCGGATCTTGCAGCCGGGCTGGATCAACAGGTTCGGCTTCACGTCCTGAAGAGGCGCTCGACATTCGATGTGCGTGGGATGCTGCATTTTCTGAAGGCCTTGAAGCTGGAAAAACCTGAAGTGCTTCATATCCATGGACGTTCGTCTTTCTCTTTCGTGGTTTTTCTCAAATCTCTCGGCATGATACGCCAGCCCTTGATTTTTCATGACCATTACGGAGTAGAGATGGATTTTTCCGTTCCTTTATGGATGAAATGCTGGGCAAAACGCTATGCCGCGGTTTACGTGGGAGTTTACGAGAGGCTGACGGCATGGGCCGAGAAAGCGGGATTTGCCAAAGACCGGGTGCGCATTTTCGGAAACGCTATCGACCTGGGACGGCTGGAGAGCGCGGAGCCCGTTGATTTGCGGAAAGCGCTGGATATTCCCGCCGGCCGGCGGCTGTTCATCGCGGTGTGCGACCTGCGGCCCGAGAAGGGCGTCGACGTGCTGCTTGATGCGATCGCGCAATTGAAACCGGCGGACTGCGTGTTTGTAATCGCCGGCGGCCAAAGCCATCCTGCCTATGCCGATCAGTGCCGCAGAAAAGCGCAGGAAGGCGGGCTTGAAAACAAGGTGATATTTCTCGGAAAGCGCGAGGATGCTCCGGGACTTCTCAAAAACGCGGATTTCGCCGTCATGCCGTCGCTTTCTGAGTCGGGGCCTCTTGTTCTGATCGAGTATCTTGCTGCCGGCCTTCCTTTCGTATCCTCGTTGGTGGGCGATATCGCGTGCAGGACCGCCAAACGATTTCCGGATCGTTTTGTTCCCCCCGGCCGTCCGGATCTTCTTGCCGGGAAGATCGAACAGCTTCTTGCCTGCAGCCTCCAGGAGCTTCGGCGTCTGAGGGAAGAAGAGTCCGAATTTGCCCGTGAGGAGTTCGATCTTCGCAAAAAAATTGACGAATGGATCCATCTCTATCAGCAGGCCGCCGCTTCCGCGCACGCATGA
- a CDS encoding glycosyltransferase: MNLLIVSNMAHYKREGSLVGWGAAAEEISSLAALFDEVRHVACLHPGEAPESFLPYTSGNVRLIPVRPSGGKTFSDKIRAFAAFPGYARVILAEIKNADAVHVRCPANISLLALFLLLMTGYRKKIWIKYAGSWGKYPGRPASYALQKWILKRMFAHAFVTINGMWPDQPPHVRSFHNPCLSRNQLAEAGMKASSKILCSPVRLLFAGRLEAAKGADCILEIARLLPAKGIKFRLDIAGDGVLRGSMETAARDLPEGAEIKVHGWIGRRRLFGLYETAHFVLLPSKTEGWPKVLSEGMAFGAVPLANKAGSIPEYLEAAGTGRSFGSAEPAAYAEALSDYSHHPDLWKKESERAAKASDVFTYEYFLKKLRVEWLEGGARGN; encoded by the coding sequence ATGAACCTTCTCATTGTTTCCAATATGGCCCACTATAAAAGGGAGGGGAGTCTGGTCGGCTGGGGCGCGGCGGCGGAAGAAATTTCTTCGCTTGCGGCGCTGTTCGACGAGGTTCGCCATGTGGCCTGCCTTCACCCCGGAGAAGCGCCCGAATCGTTCCTCCCGTACACGAGCGGCAATGTGAGATTGATCCCCGTCAGGCCTTCGGGCGGGAAAACATTTTCCGATAAGATCCGTGCTTTCGCGGCGTTTCCCGGATATGCGCGGGTCATTCTCGCCGAAATAAAAAATGCGGACGCGGTCCACGTCAGATGCCCGGCGAATATTTCCCTGCTCGCACTTTTTCTTCTTTTGATGACGGGATACAGAAAAAAAATCTGGATCAAATATGCCGGAAGCTGGGGAAAATATCCCGGGCGGCCCGCGTCTTATGCGCTTCAAAAATGGATCTTGAAGCGCATGTTCGCCCACGCTTTCGTCACGATCAACGGGATGTGGCCGGACCAGCCCCCGCACGTCAGGAGTTTTCATAATCCGTGTTTGAGCCGGAACCAGCTCGCGGAGGCCGGGATGAAGGCCTCGTCAAAAATCCTTTGCTCGCCCGTGAGGCTGCTGTTTGCGGGGAGGCTGGAAGCCGCGAAAGGGGCGGACTGCATCCTGGAGATCGCGCGGCTATTGCCCGCCAAAGGAATCAAATTCAGGCTCGATATCGCTGGAGACGGCGTTCTGCGCGGCAGCATGGAAACCGCCGCCCGAGATTTGCCGGAAGGCGCGGAAATCAAAGTGCACGGATGGATCGGCCGGAGGCGTTTGTTCGGCCTTTATGAGACGGCCCATTTCGTGCTGCTGCCTTCGAAGACCGAAGGCTGGCCCAAGGTGTTGAGCGAAGGCATGGCTTTCGGCGCGGTTCCGCTGGCCAACAAAGCTGGGAGCATTCCCGAATATCTAGAAGCGGCGGGAACCGGCAGATCTTTCGGATCCGCGGAACCGGCGGCTTATGCCGAAGCGCTCTCGGATTATTCGCATCACCCTGATTTATGGAAGAAAGAATCGGAGAGAGCCGCCAAGGCTTCCGATGTTTTCACGTACGAGTATTTTCTGAAGAAGCTCCGCGTCGAATGGCTGGAAGGAGGCGCTCGTGGAAATTGA
- a CDS encoding O-antigen ligase family protein yields MEIDPMGRPMPHAMRKNPEKDPVIFPVLFMLGHVLLAVIFFRVRSLSTYHGLAVTALGVFFILREKTPFKAICVCFYIAGAEVLWRMTGAHLFWEYGKYAVLLIASLGILKRGFRRPGLPLTYFILLLPSTMIFLYHSNSGVVLTEVARKDISFNLSGPVTLTACALFFSKASLTPAQFKKLLWIYLGPALGVALLTYFVMFTAEEIRFSANSNFTTSGGFGPNQISAVLGLGAFLCLVSLTQPRGNRFLGIILFACGAFMAMRSALTFSRGGVYAAGLSAAVYFIVMIRNPQARLRFLLSVVVVFLIAKIVVVPRLVNFTGGAIKERFSETSLSGREEIFRDDMNIWLNHFLLGVGPGQSKNHRVIFGEPIAAHTEFSRLVSEHGVLGLAALMTLLCMGMKYFYRAKDVNAQAVIAGFLTWSALFMLVYGMRVAAPSVLCGFCACTILPPGKSPRDGMAPPDLPVPPMDTAGPPLDLPRSPGA; encoded by the coding sequence GTGGAAATTGATCCCATGGGACGCCCGATGCCTCACGCGATGCGCAAAAATCCGGAAAAAGATCCCGTGATTTTTCCGGTCCTGTTTATGCTCGGCCACGTCCTGCTCGCGGTTATCTTTTTCAGGGTCCGCAGCCTCTCGACTTACCACGGCCTTGCCGTGACCGCGCTGGGCGTGTTTTTTATTTTGAGAGAGAAGACCCCTTTCAAAGCGATCTGCGTCTGCTTTTACATTGCCGGCGCCGAAGTCCTTTGGAGAATGACGGGAGCGCATCTTTTCTGGGAATATGGGAAATATGCGGTCTTGCTCATCGCAAGCCTGGGGATATTAAAGCGGGGATTCAGGAGGCCGGGGCTTCCGCTGACCTATTTCATCCTGCTGCTGCCTTCCACGATGATTTTCCTGTATCACAGCAATTCCGGCGTCGTTCTCACGGAGGTCGCGCGCAAAGATATCAGCTTTAACCTGTCCGGTCCCGTGACACTGACGGCGTGCGCTCTTTTTTTCTCGAAGGCCAGCTTGACCCCCGCGCAGTTCAAGAAGCTGCTCTGGATCTACCTTGGGCCCGCTCTCGGCGTGGCTTTGCTGACTTACTTCGTCATGTTCACGGCCGAAGAGATCAGATTTTCCGCCAATTCGAATTTTACGACAAGCGGAGGTTTCGGACCGAACCAGATTTCAGCCGTGCTGGGCCTGGGCGCTTTTCTTTGCCTTGTTTCGCTCACGCAGCCGCGCGGAAACAGGTTCCTCGGAATAATTCTTTTCGCGTGCGGCGCTTTCATGGCGATGCGGTCCGCATTGACGTTTTCGCGCGGAGGCGTATATGCGGCGGGATTGAGCGCAGCCGTCTATTTTATAGTCATGATCCGGAACCCTCAGGCCCGGCTGCGGTTCCTGCTTTCAGTCGTTGTCGTCTTTTTAATCGCGAAAATCGTCGTGGTGCCGCGTCTGGTCAATTTTACGGGCGGCGCAATCAAGGAACGATTTTCGGAGACGTCCTTGTCGGGACGCGAAGAAATTTTTCGCGACGACATGAATATCTGGTTGAATCATTTCCTGCTGGGCGTGGGCCCCGGGCAATCCAAGAACCACCGGGTGATTTTTGGCGAACCGATCGCCGCGCACACGGAATTTTCGAGGCTCGTATCCGAGCATGGCGTGCTTGGGCTGGCGGCTTTGATGACCCTTTTGTGCATGGGCATGAAATATTTTTACCGGGCCAAGGATGTCAACGCCCAGGCGGTGATCGCAGGATTTCTGACCTGGAGCGCCCTTTTCATGCTCGTTTACGGAATGAGAGTGGCCGCGCCGAGCGTCCTTTGCGGATTCTGCGCCTGTACGATTCTTCCGCCCGGGAAATCCCCGCGCGATGGTATGGCCCCGCCGGATCTCCCGGTTCCTCCAATGGACACGGCCGGTCCGCCCCTGGATTTACCCCGGAGTCCCGGAGCATGA
- a CDS encoding glycosyltransferase family 4 protein — MSAPVLLVSNFLPAKGTTRLMEDFKNALERRGRKVFFTSTVTAKPARLLDMIHSIWKWKREYRLAVVSLFSGQAFVWAEASCAALGLAQKKFIVHLHGGNLPAFAARHPKRVSRLLRKASCVVAPSAYLQRALETHAGPRGIRVIPNGFAASEYAFKPRARFQPELCWVRAFHRIYNPVLAVRVLAGLSKRYPQARLRMLGPDKKDGSLEETREAAKTLGVEGRVEILQAVDHAEIPGWLSKSDIFLNTASIDNMPLSVIEAMACGLCVVSTDAGGMRFLVEDGAEGLLAPVGDAERMQDAVVRALENPGLAAKLTGNARKKIESFDWSRVMDSWEKLLSENSEDA; from the coding sequence ATGAGCGCCCCCGTTTTGCTGGTCAGCAATTTCCTTCCGGCCAAAGGAACGACGCGTCTCATGGAGGATTTCAAAAACGCGCTCGAACGCCGAGGGAGAAAGGTCTTCTTCACTTCCACGGTCACGGCCAAACCGGCGCGGCTTCTGGACATGATCCACTCCATCTGGAAATGGAAAAGGGAATACCGCCTTGCCGTTGTTTCGCTTTTCAGCGGGCAGGCTTTCGTGTGGGCGGAAGCAAGCTGCGCGGCGCTCGGCCTCGCCCAAAAAAAATTCATCGTGCACCTTCACGGCGGCAATCTTCCCGCCTTTGCAGCCAGGCATCCCAAACGGGTTTCGCGCCTTTTGCGCAAGGCCAGCTGCGTCGTGGCGCCGTCGGCTTATCTTCAGCGCGCTTTGGAAACGCATGCCGGGCCGCGGGGAATCCGCGTGATCCCGAATGGTTTCGCGGCGTCCGAATACGCCTTCAAGCCGCGCGCGCGCTTCCAGCCGGAGCTCTGCTGGGTCCGCGCGTTTCACCGGATCTACAATCCCGTCCTGGCCGTGCGCGTCCTCGCGGGGCTTTCGAAACGTTATCCCCAGGCGCGCCTGCGGATGCTCGGCCCGGACAAAAAAGACGGCTCGCTCGAAGAAACGCGGGAGGCGGCCAAAACGCTCGGCGTGGAAGGCCGCGTCGAAATTCTCCAGGCCGTGGATCATGCGGAAATTCCCGGCTGGCTTTCCAAGTCCGACATTTTTTTGAACACGGCGTCGATCGACAATATGCCGCTCAGCGTGATCGAGGCCATGGCCTGCGGGCTGTGCGTTGTTTCGACCGATGCCGGGGGCATGCGGTTTCTCGTCGAAGACGGGGCGGAAGGCCTCCTCGCGCCCGTTGGTGACGCGGAAAGAATGCAGGACGCCGTTGTCCGGGCCCTTGAAAATCCGGGGCTCGCGGCGAAGCTTACGGGCAATGCCCGGAAAAAAATAGAAAGTTTCGACTGGTCCCGGGTCATGGACTCCTGGGAAAAGCTGCTCTCCGAAAATTCGGAGGACGCATGA
- a CDS encoding AMP-binding protein has translation MNPLFIETYHSLPYPLKCAAATIWGRHLKSRRYGGETEEKVRQALERETWTPEKWRQWTSERLAAMLHAAATQVPYYENYWRERRQKGDRSSWEDLRNWPILEKETLRRSARAFVVRGASPRRLVQDSTSGSTGTPLDIWISLETLRAWYALFEARWRRWHGVNLESRWAILGGQRVASARRTKPPFWVWNGAFHQLYLSSYHISAETAGAYFDALHQHKVEYIYAYPSALQALCQAAGENAKGPRLKVVLTNAEPLYEEQRKIIARVFDCPVRETYGMSERVAAAGECAAGTLHLWPEAGILEMEGGPGRSSDLICTGLMNEQMPLIRYRVGDRGVPAEAGTVCSCGRTLPAIGRIEGRSDDFIVTPEGRVIGRLDPVFKAGFPIREAQIVQDDSLKILLRIVPAGGYDAAAQERLVKAFKDYVGNVTVAVEILEKIPRGANGKFRAVVRCPAPLSGAGA, from the coding sequence ATGAACCCGCTTTTCATCGAGACGTATCACAGCCTGCCGTATCCGCTGAAATGCGCCGCCGCAACGATTTGGGGGCGGCATCTGAAGAGCCGGCGCTACGGCGGCGAGACGGAAGAAAAGGTGCGCCAGGCGCTCGAGCGCGAGACCTGGACACCGGAGAAGTGGCGGCAGTGGACCTCGGAACGCCTCGCGGCCATGCTGCACGCCGCCGCGACCCAAGTTCCTTATTATGAAAACTATTGGCGCGAACGCCGGCAAAAAGGAGACCGCAGTTCCTGGGAAGACCTTCGCAACTGGCCCATCCTCGAAAAAGAGACGCTGCGCAGGAGCGCGCGCGCATTCGTCGTCCGCGGCGCGTCCCCGCGCCGGCTGGTGCAGGATTCCACGAGCGGCTCGACGGGAACGCCGCTGGACATTTGGATTTCGCTTGAGACGCTGCGGGCGTGGTACGCGCTTTTCGAAGCCCGCTGGCGCCGCTGGCATGGGGTCAATCTCGAGAGCCGCTGGGCAATTCTCGGAGGGCAGCGCGTCGCATCCGCCCGCCGGACCAAGCCGCCATTTTGGGTGTGGAACGGGGCGTTTCACCAGCTTTATCTGTCTTCCTATCATATTTCCGCGGAGACGGCCGGCGCTTATTTCGACGCCCTACACCAGCATAAAGTCGAATACATCTACGCTTATCCTTCCGCGCTCCAGGCGCTGTGCCAGGCCGCGGGAGAAAACGCGAAAGGCCCGCGGCTGAAAGTCGTCCTGACCAACGCCGAACCGCTTTACGAAGAGCAGCGCAAAATCATCGCGCGCGTTTTCGATTGTCCCGTGCGCGAGACTTACGGGATGTCCGAACGGGTCGCCGCGGCGGGAGAATGCGCGGCCGGCACGCTTCATCTGTGGCCGGAAGCCGGCATTCTGGAAATGGAAGGAGGCCCCGGGCGTTCTTCCGATTTGATCTGCACCGGGCTCATGAACGAACAGATGCCGCTCATCCGTTACCGTGTCGGCGACCGCGGCGTGCCCGCGGAAGCGGGGACTGTTTGCTCCTGCGGGCGCACGCTTCCGGCGATCGGCAGAATCGAAGGCCGCAGCGACGACTTCATCGTGACGCCCGAAGGCCGGGTCATCGGGAGGCTCGACCCTGTTTTCAAGGCCGGGTTCCCGATCCGCGAGGCGCAGATTGTCCAGGACGATTCCCTGAAAATACTGCTGCGTATCGTGCCGGCCGGCGGCTATGACGCGGCGGCGCAGGAGAGGCTGGTCAAGGCTTTCAAAGACTATGTCGGCAATGTCACGGTGGCGGTCGAAATCCTGGAAAAAATTCCCCGCGGAGCGAACGGAAAATTCAGGGCGGTTGTCAGGTGTCCGGCGCCGCTTTCCGGGGCCGGCGCATGA